Proteins encoded in a region of the Populus nigra chromosome 3, ddPopNigr1.1, whole genome shotgun sequence genome:
- the LOC133689040 gene encoding uncharacterized protein LOC133689040, with the protein MYARKGYELIKDLANGEKGQLQPFNEDLFNQVVDQCSQHYLELQALIRKMQEESVDVRETRNAEHYGALIHHLSLIRNKRCLMAYVHNRAEIIQSFAWKVGLELLELPEEVQEKLSLSEKNYFGKHSAALQSYMAEVGIDLNVDMVPPKDPYIKVRVLDDMGEGILLSDKTANLARHSMHFLKRTDAEQYIARGLMEELTG; encoded by the exons ATGTATGCGAGAAAGGGATATGAACTAATTAAAGACCTTGCCAATGGTGAAAAGGGACAGCTTCAACCTTTCAAT GAAGATTTGTTTAATCAAGTTGTTGATCAATGTAGTCAGCACTACCTTGAGCTTCAGGCTTTGATAAG GAAAATGCAGGAAGAAAGTGTGGATGTGAGAGAAACTAGAAATGCAGAGCACTATGGGGCACTCATCCACCACCTTTCTTTAATTCGCAACAAGCGTTGCTTAATGGCTTACGT GCACAACCGAGCAGAAATTATACAAAGTTTTGCTTGGAAGGTTGGGCTTGAGCTTCTTGAGCTCCCAGAAGAAGTTCAAGAGAAGCTCAGTCTTTCAGAGAAAAACTATTTTGGGAAGCATTCTGCTGCTTTGCAATCATACATGGCAGAAGTGGGAATTGATTTGAATGTG GATATGGTTCCGCCCAAAGATCCATACATCAAGGTGAGAGTCCTTGATGATATGGGTGAAGGGATATTACTAAGTGATAAGACAGCCAATCTTGCTCGCCATTCGATGCACTTTCTTAAACGAACTGATGCTGAGCAGTACATTGCACGG GGCTTGATGGAAGAGCTTACAGGCTGA